The following are encoded together in the Nymphaea colorata isolate Beijing-Zhang1983 chromosome 14, ASM883128v2, whole genome shotgun sequence genome:
- the LOC116267588 gene encoding peptidyl-prolyl cis-trans isomerase CYP59-like isoform X2, producing the protein MKDPMILFTRIFNFSSAQHRIKYYNSCLFHTVHKYFTAQTGDPSGKGTGGDSIYKFLYGEQARFFGDEIHPDLKHSKKGTVSMASAGENLNASQFYFTLRDNLDYLDGKHTVFGEVAEGFDTLTRINEAFVDESSRPFKNIRVKHTYILDDPFDDPPQLAELIPQASPEGKPPDEIDDVRLEDDWVPLDETMDPEQLEESMREKEAHSHAVVLEMIGDIPDAEIKPPENVLFVCKLNPVTQLKLNTYLFTIEYGKLQDEDLEIIFSRFGKVTSADIIRDYKTGDSLCYAFIEFETQEACEAAYFKMDNVLIDDRRIHVDFSQSVSKLWRQYRRGGKRSEGKGCFKCGAIDHFAKDCTEGSGSTPAPQKYVLKDSNTQRGNQTKSYEMIFDDDALESEKPHEARQSEQKAKGSSDRRKEDRASDHIEDRMDRPVTGRRHNKDDVGSRESRDASNRGSDRGTSHAAKADGSQRVGESSRYSTEKHSDREQKRLADYHHDRTGDGRDGRNGREERRYRNHEDHARSHGRYHDHDEDRARDSEGHKEGREKDDERKRSRESKRGLDRRDENDDRSRRRENRDHNHGQYYDRGQDGRREKNYDRHSDRRQHSDQGHGEKRKRDD; encoded by the exons ATTCCTTTATGGTGAACAAGCTCGATTTTTTGGTGATGAAATTCATCCTGATTTAAAGCATTCCAAGAAAGGAACAGTTTCTATGGCAAGTGCTGGGGAAAATCTCAATGCTTCTCAG TTCTATTTTACATTGCGTGATAACCTTGACTACCTTGATGGAAAGCACACT GTTTTTGGAGAAGTAGCAGAAGGTTTTGATACTTTGACAAGAATAAATGAGGCATTTGTTGATGAAAGCAGCAGGCCGTTCAAAAACATTCg AgtcaaacacacatatatactgGATGACCCATTTGATGATCCTCCTCAGTTAGCTGAACTAATTCCTCAGGCCTCCCCCGAAGGGAAGCCTCCTGATGAG ATTGATGATGTACGTCTAGAGGATGACTGGGTGCCTTTAGATGAGACAATGGACCCTGAACAGCTCGAGGAATCTATGCGTGAAAAGGAAGCTCATTCTCATGCAGTTGTCCTTGAAATG ATAGGAGATATTCCTGATGCTGAAATAAAGCCCCCAGAAAATGTGTTGTTTGTCTGCAAACTTAACCCTGTTACACAA TTGAAGTTGAATACATACCTGTTTACAATTGAATATGGGAAACTGCAGGATGAGGATCTTGAGATTATCTTCTCGCGTTTTGGGAAAGTAACATC GGCTGACATAATCCGTGATTATAAAACTGGTGACAGCCTATGTTATGCTTTTATTG AATTTGAAACTCAAGAGGCTTGTGAAGCTGCATATTTCAAG ATGGATAATGTCTTAATCGACGACAGAAGGATTCATGTTGATTTCAGCCAGAGTGTCTCTAAACTATGGAGGCAGTATAGACGTGGTGGAAAAAGGAGTGAAG GTAAAGGCTGTTtcaaatgtggtgccattgaCCATTTTGCGAAGGACTGCACTGAGGGTTCAGGTAGCACACCAGCACCTCAAAAATATGTTCTAAAGGACAGCAACACACAGCGTGggaatcaaacaaaaag TTATGAGATGATCTTTGATGATGATGCTTTGGAAAGTGAGAAGCCACATGAGGCACGCCAAAGCGAGCAGAAGGCTAAAGGAAGCTCAGATAGAAGGAAGGAGGACAGGGCATCGGACCATATTGAAGATAGGATGGACCGACCTGTGACTGGACGCAGGCATAACAAGGATGATGTTGGTAGCCGTGAAAGCAGAGATGCCAGTAACCGAGGGAGTGATAGAGGCACCAGTCATGCTGCTAAAGCAGATGGAAGCCAAAGAGTCGGGGAATCTAGCAGATACAGCACAGAGAAGCATTCAGACAGGGAGCAAAAGAGGCTTGCTGACTACCACCATGATAGAACAGGGGATGGCAGAGATGGGAGGAATGGTAGGGAAGAAAGAAGATACCGCAATCATGAAGACCATGCACGTAGTCATGGCAGATACCATGACCACGATGAAGATAGAGCTCGGGATAGCGAGGGTCacaaggaaggaagagagaaagatgatgaaaggaaaagaagtagAGAAAGCAAACGTGGACTTGACAGGAGGGATGAAAATGATGACAGAAGTaggagaagagaaaacagagatCATAATCACGGCCAATATTATGATCGTGGTCAAGATGGTCGCCGTGAAAAAAATTATGATCGTCATTCAGATCGAAGGCAGCACTCTGACCAGGGCCATGGggaaaaacgaaaaagagaTGATTAA
- the LOC116267588 gene encoding peptidyl-prolyl cis-trans isomerase CYP59-like isoform X1: MSVLVVTSLGDIVVDLFTDRCPLTTKNFLKLCKIKYYNGCLFHTVQKDFTAQTGDPSGKGTGGDSIYKFLYGEQARFFGDEIHPDLKHSKKGTVSMASAGENLNASQFYFTLRDNLDYLDGKHTVFGEVAEGFDTLTRINEAFVDESSRPFKNIRVKHTYILDDPFDDPPQLAELIPQASPEGKPPDEIDDVRLEDDWVPLDETMDPEQLEESMREKEAHSHAVVLEMIGDIPDAEIKPPENVLFVCKLNPVTQLKLNTYLFTIEYGKLQDEDLEIIFSRFGKVTSADIIRDYKTGDSLCYAFIEFETQEACEAAYFKMDNVLIDDRRIHVDFSQSVSKLWRQYRRGGKRSEGKGCFKCGAIDHFAKDCTEGSGSTPAPQKYVLKDSNTQRGNQTKSYEMIFDDDALESEKPHEARQSEQKAKGSSDRRKEDRASDHIEDRMDRPVTGRRHNKDDVGSRESRDASNRGSDRGTSHAAKADGSQRVGESSRYSTEKHSDREQKRLADYHHDRTGDGRDGRNGREERRYRNHEDHARSHGRYHDHDEDRARDSEGHKEGREKDDERKRSRESKRGLDRRDENDDRSRRRENRDHNHGQYYDRGQDGRREKNYDRHSDRRQHSDQGHGEKRKRDD; encoded by the exons GATCAAATACTACAATGGTTGCCTTTTCCACACAGTCCAGAAGGATTTTACTGCTCAAACTGGTGATCCATCAGGAAAAGGCACTGGAGGTGATTCCATTTACAA ATTCCTTTATGGTGAACAAGCTCGATTTTTTGGTGATGAAATTCATCCTGATTTAAAGCATTCCAAGAAAGGAACAGTTTCTATGGCAAGTGCTGGGGAAAATCTCAATGCTTCTCAG TTCTATTTTACATTGCGTGATAACCTTGACTACCTTGATGGAAAGCACACT GTTTTTGGAGAAGTAGCAGAAGGTTTTGATACTTTGACAAGAATAAATGAGGCATTTGTTGATGAAAGCAGCAGGCCGTTCAAAAACATTCg AgtcaaacacacatatatactgGATGACCCATTTGATGATCCTCCTCAGTTAGCTGAACTAATTCCTCAGGCCTCCCCCGAAGGGAAGCCTCCTGATGAG ATTGATGATGTACGTCTAGAGGATGACTGGGTGCCTTTAGATGAGACAATGGACCCTGAACAGCTCGAGGAATCTATGCGTGAAAAGGAAGCTCATTCTCATGCAGTTGTCCTTGAAATG ATAGGAGATATTCCTGATGCTGAAATAAAGCCCCCAGAAAATGTGTTGTTTGTCTGCAAACTTAACCCTGTTACACAA TTGAAGTTGAATACATACCTGTTTACAATTGAATATGGGAAACTGCAGGATGAGGATCTTGAGATTATCTTCTCGCGTTTTGGGAAAGTAACATC GGCTGACATAATCCGTGATTATAAAACTGGTGACAGCCTATGTTATGCTTTTATTG AATTTGAAACTCAAGAGGCTTGTGAAGCTGCATATTTCAAG ATGGATAATGTCTTAATCGACGACAGAAGGATTCATGTTGATTTCAGCCAGAGTGTCTCTAAACTATGGAGGCAGTATAGACGTGGTGGAAAAAGGAGTGAAG GTAAAGGCTGTTtcaaatgtggtgccattgaCCATTTTGCGAAGGACTGCACTGAGGGTTCAGGTAGCACACCAGCACCTCAAAAATATGTTCTAAAGGACAGCAACACACAGCGTGggaatcaaacaaaaag TTATGAGATGATCTTTGATGATGATGCTTTGGAAAGTGAGAAGCCACATGAGGCACGCCAAAGCGAGCAGAAGGCTAAAGGAAGCTCAGATAGAAGGAAGGAGGACAGGGCATCGGACCATATTGAAGATAGGATGGACCGACCTGTGACTGGACGCAGGCATAACAAGGATGATGTTGGTAGCCGTGAAAGCAGAGATGCCAGTAACCGAGGGAGTGATAGAGGCACCAGTCATGCTGCTAAAGCAGATGGAAGCCAAAGAGTCGGGGAATCTAGCAGATACAGCACAGAGAAGCATTCAGACAGGGAGCAAAAGAGGCTTGCTGACTACCACCATGATAGAACAGGGGATGGCAGAGATGGGAGGAATGGTAGGGAAGAAAGAAGATACCGCAATCATGAAGACCATGCACGTAGTCATGGCAGATACCATGACCACGATGAAGATAGAGCTCGGGATAGCGAGGGTCacaaggaaggaagagagaaagatgatgaaaggaaaagaagtagAGAAAGCAAACGTGGACTTGACAGGAGGGATGAAAATGATGACAGAAGTaggagaagagaaaacagagatCATAATCACGGCCAATATTATGATCGTGGTCAAGATGGTCGCCGTGAAAAAAATTATGATCGTCATTCAGATCGAAGGCAGCACTCTGACCAGGGCCATGGggaaaaacgaaaaagagaTGATTAA
- the LOC116267588 gene encoding peptidyl-prolyl cis-trans isomerase CYP59-like isoform X3, translating into MSVLVVTSLGDIVVDLFTDRCPLTTKNFLKLCKIKYYNGCLFHTVQKDFTAQTGDPSGKGTGGDSIYKFLYGEQARFFGDEIHPDLKHSKKGTVSMASAGENLNASQFYFTLRDNLDYLDGKHTVFGEVAEGFDTLTRINEAFVDESSRPFKNIRVKHTYILDDPFDDPPQLAELIPQASPEGKPPDEIDDVRLEDDWVPLDETMDPEQLEESMREKEAHSHAVVLEMIGDIPDAEIKPPENVLFVCKLNPVTQDEDLEIIFSRFGKVTSADIIRDYKTGDSLCYAFIEFETQEACEAAYFKMDNVLIDDRRIHVDFSQSVSKLWRQYRRGGKRSEGKGCFKCGAIDHFAKDCTEGSGSTPAPQKYVLKDSNTQRGNQTKSYEMIFDDDALESEKPHEARQSEQKAKGSSDRRKEDRASDHIEDRMDRPVTGRRHNKDDVGSRESRDASNRGSDRGTSHAAKADGSQRVGESSRYSTEKHSDREQKRLADYHHDRTGDGRDGRNGREERRYRNHEDHARSHGRYHDHDEDRARDSEGHKEGREKDDERKRSRESKRGLDRRDENDDRSRRRENRDHNHGQYYDRGQDGRREKNYDRHSDRRQHSDQGHGEKRKRDD; encoded by the exons GATCAAATACTACAATGGTTGCCTTTTCCACACAGTCCAGAAGGATTTTACTGCTCAAACTGGTGATCCATCAGGAAAAGGCACTGGAGGTGATTCCATTTACAA ATTCCTTTATGGTGAACAAGCTCGATTTTTTGGTGATGAAATTCATCCTGATTTAAAGCATTCCAAGAAAGGAACAGTTTCTATGGCAAGTGCTGGGGAAAATCTCAATGCTTCTCAG TTCTATTTTACATTGCGTGATAACCTTGACTACCTTGATGGAAAGCACACT GTTTTTGGAGAAGTAGCAGAAGGTTTTGATACTTTGACAAGAATAAATGAGGCATTTGTTGATGAAAGCAGCAGGCCGTTCAAAAACATTCg AgtcaaacacacatatatactgGATGACCCATTTGATGATCCTCCTCAGTTAGCTGAACTAATTCCTCAGGCCTCCCCCGAAGGGAAGCCTCCTGATGAG ATTGATGATGTACGTCTAGAGGATGACTGGGTGCCTTTAGATGAGACAATGGACCCTGAACAGCTCGAGGAATCTATGCGTGAAAAGGAAGCTCATTCTCATGCAGTTGTCCTTGAAATG ATAGGAGATATTCCTGATGCTGAAATAAAGCCCCCAGAAAATGTGTTGTTTGTCTGCAAACTTAACCCTGTTACACAA GATGAGGATCTTGAGATTATCTTCTCGCGTTTTGGGAAAGTAACATC GGCTGACATAATCCGTGATTATAAAACTGGTGACAGCCTATGTTATGCTTTTATTG AATTTGAAACTCAAGAGGCTTGTGAAGCTGCATATTTCAAG ATGGATAATGTCTTAATCGACGACAGAAGGATTCATGTTGATTTCAGCCAGAGTGTCTCTAAACTATGGAGGCAGTATAGACGTGGTGGAAAAAGGAGTGAAG GTAAAGGCTGTTtcaaatgtggtgccattgaCCATTTTGCGAAGGACTGCACTGAGGGTTCAGGTAGCACACCAGCACCTCAAAAATATGTTCTAAAGGACAGCAACACACAGCGTGggaatcaaacaaaaag TTATGAGATGATCTTTGATGATGATGCTTTGGAAAGTGAGAAGCCACATGAGGCACGCCAAAGCGAGCAGAAGGCTAAAGGAAGCTCAGATAGAAGGAAGGAGGACAGGGCATCGGACCATATTGAAGATAGGATGGACCGACCTGTGACTGGACGCAGGCATAACAAGGATGATGTTGGTAGCCGTGAAAGCAGAGATGCCAGTAACCGAGGGAGTGATAGAGGCACCAGTCATGCTGCTAAAGCAGATGGAAGCCAAAGAGTCGGGGAATCTAGCAGATACAGCACAGAGAAGCATTCAGACAGGGAGCAAAAGAGGCTTGCTGACTACCACCATGATAGAACAGGGGATGGCAGAGATGGGAGGAATGGTAGGGAAGAAAGAAGATACCGCAATCATGAAGACCATGCACGTAGTCATGGCAGATACCATGACCACGATGAAGATAGAGCTCGGGATAGCGAGGGTCacaaggaaggaagagagaaagatgatgaaaggaaaagaagtagAGAAAGCAAACGTGGACTTGACAGGAGGGATGAAAATGATGACAGAAGTaggagaagagaaaacagagatCATAATCACGGCCAATATTATGATCGTGGTCAAGATGGTCGCCGTGAAAAAAATTATGATCGTCATTCAGATCGAAGGCAGCACTCTGACCAGGGCCATGGggaaaaacgaaaaagagaTGATTAA